Below is a genomic region from Flavobacterium ginsengisoli.
TTGGCGTAACTTTCTTCACTTTCGAAATGCTGTTAACATTTGTTTTGAATACAAAAATCATGATTTTACTAGTTTTTAATCTTACTTAAAATTTTAGAATCAATATAAAAAGTACCAAAGGGAATTATACAAGCTAAAAGCACTTTCCATGTTGTAGTTGCAAACTTCCAATTCTGCTCTACTCCAACGCTTATTGTATTAAATATAAAAAGTAGAAATAATGCTCCATGAATGGTTCCTAT
It encodes:
- a CDS encoding DUF3817 domain-containing protein; translation: MKNLFQTNTGRLRIIGFLEGTSLLILLFIAMPMKYIFEMPFLTRPIGTIHGALFLLFIFNTISVGVEQNWKFATTTWKVLLACIIPFGTFYIDSKILSKIKN